ATTAATAGCCGAGCAGGAAAAGCTCGGGAAGGAATCTCAAAAAAGCTCAGAGTTATTAAATGATCTCGATCGACTTGGGCTTTGGGTTCAAAATCGAATCAATTTGCTCTACATTCCTTTGAATCTGATTTTTTGGTTAGACTTTTTGATTTACTTCAGATTGGTTAAGTGGAAATCAAAAGTTGGGGATTCGCTAGGTCAGCTTCCCCATCATCTCGATCACTGGGAGGTTTGGATTTCATTGGGCGGATTTGAATATGAGCTTGGTGGCAAAGGAGAGGTAATCCTAGATCAGGAGAAAATGCTCAGTGGAACCAAAGTTTCTCATCCCTTACTCCTCCCTCAAAAAGCGATTGCGAATTCCTTGAGTTTTAATGCTGAAAAAAGGCTCGTCCTACTCACAGGTGCCAATATGAGCGGAAAGACGACATTTATGCGCACCCTAGGCATTAACTGCGTTTTGGTCAATTTGGGACTGAGTCCTTATGCAGAATCGATCACTTTTGGGGATTTTCAATTGTTTACAAGCATGCGAAATACTGACAATCTCGGTGAAAGCGTAAGCTCATTTTATGCCGAACTGAGTCGAATTCGTCGATTAATTGATCGAGTTGAATCTGGTGAGACTATATTTTTCCTGTTAGATGAGATCCTCAAAGGAACCAATACCGAGGATCGTATTTCTGGATCCAAGGCATTGATTCAGCAGATTCTTCAAACACCAGGATTTGGAATCATCAGTACGCATGATATTGAGCTATCTGAATTGGGGAAAAGTGAGGGGCTTGTCCATAATTTTTCTTTTCACTCCCAAATCAGTGATGAGTTCATTCATTTTGATTACTTCCTGAAAGAGGGACCTTGTCCGAGTTTTAATGCTCATAAATTGATGGAATTGATGGGGATTAGGTTTAAGCCCAAGGCCTAGGGTTTTTCCTTCGGCCTTTATCTTGTACTTTTACATACCAATCAAGCCATGACAACGAACACTTCTTCTCAGATTCTTGGTGTCCTAGGCGGAGGACAGCTCGGCCGCATGCTGATTCAGTCAGCGATCAATTACAACCAAGACATTCATATTCTCGATCCTGACCCGAATGCTCCTTGCAAGGATATTGCGCAGCATTTCCAAGTTGGTTCCTTAAAGGATTTTGACACGGTTTATTCGTTTGGGAAAAGCTGTGATGTACTTACCGTAGAAATTGAAGCAGTAAATACCGATGCGCTTCACAAGCTTGCAGATGAGGGAAAAAAAGTATTTCCACAGCCTCATATTCTGAAATTAATTCAGGATAAGCGTGAACAAAAGCAGTTTTATGCGCAGAATGGGATTCCTACTGCGGATTTTATCCTTACTGAGAACAAGGCAGATGTTATTTCAAAAGCTTCTTTTTTGCCTGCTGTAAATAAGTTGGGGAAAGAGGGCTATGATGGACGTGGGGTTCAGATTTTGAGAAGAGAGGCCGATTTGGATCAGGCTTTTGATGCGCCCGGATTGCTTGAAAAACTGATTGATTTTGACAAGGAAATCGCTGTCACCGTTGCCCGTAATGAAAACGGAGACCTAATCGCCTACCCTGCCGTTGAATGTGCTTTTCATCCTACTGCCAATCTGGTTGAATTTCTTTTTGCGCCAGCTGAAATTTCTGCTGAAGTAGAAGCCAAGGCCCAGGAAATTGCCAAGGAAGTGATTTTAAAACTAGATATGGTTGGAATCTTGGCGGTGGAAATGTTCGTTACCAAAACGGGCGAAGTCCTGGTCAATGAAATCGCACCTCG
Above is a window of Algoriphagus sanaruensis DNA encoding:
- a CDS encoding MutS-related protein — its product is MQSFDFNSQGLDQKLLKIRRQSIQVSLIRILVFFTLGAVAILGVSEHPFWLILAAAIGILFVRLIQRYTFLKDQEAIYNKLDQILRERKNRIDRQLTGLDTGMEFMEKEHPFSGDLDLFGLHSFFQLLNHTGTAEGKSLLASAMKAPFDFRTIAERQLAVKDLAGRPSFLEAMEAVSRSFPLSALDRIKWEAWLKKIEPKSVLFQVLAVVGPLGGVLISVGLYAEWIPQWMLGLWILLGAGFLSRIFQPLKNAAESIPVASHLKSWRLRAQLIEQEKFSSERLIAEQEKLGKESQKSSELLNDLDRLGLWVQNRINLLYIPLNLIFWLDFLIYFRLVKWKSKVGDSLGQLPHHLDHWEVWISLGGFEYELGGKGEVILDQEKMLSGTKVSHPLLLPQKAIANSLSFNAEKRLVLLTGANMSGKTTFMRTLGINCVLVNLGLSPYAESITFGDFQLFTSMRNTDNLGESVSSFYAELSRIRRLIDRVESGETIFFLLDEILKGTNTEDRISGSKALIQQILQTPGFGIISTHDIELSELGKSEGLVHNFSFHSQISDEFIHFDYFLKEGPCPSFNAHKLMELMGIRFKPKA
- a CDS encoding 5-(carboxyamino)imidazole ribonucleotide synthase: MTTNTSSQILGVLGGGQLGRMLIQSAINYNQDIHILDPDPNAPCKDIAQHFQVGSLKDFDTVYSFGKSCDVLTVEIEAVNTDALHKLADEGKKVFPQPHILKLIQDKREQKQFYAQNGIPTADFILTENKADVISKASFLPAVNKLGKEGYDGRGVQILRREADLDQAFDAPGLLEKLIDFDKEIAVTVARNENGDLIAYPAVECAFHPTANLVEFLFAPAEISAEVEAKAQEIAKEVILKLDMVGILAVEMFVTKTGEVLVNEIAPRPHNSGHHTIEANFTSQFEQHLRSVMNWPLGNPDLRCPAAMINLLGEDGFSGPAIVEGKEEAMAEKGVYIHLYGKKLTKPFRKMGHVTILDENVESLKARAHRIKELIKIKSNA